One Urocitellus parryii isolate mUroPar1 chromosome 8, mUroPar1.hap1, whole genome shotgun sequence DNA window includes the following coding sequences:
- the Pdcd2 gene encoding programmed cell death protein 2 isoform X2, producing the protein MAAAPARRVELGFAEPAPAWRLRSEQFPSKVGGRPAWLGEAALPGPAALGCARCGRPLAFLLQVYAPLPGRADAFHRCLFLFCCREPPCCAGLRVFRNQLPRKNEFYSYEPPSENPSPETESVCLQLKSGAHLCRVCGCLGPKTCSRCHQAHYCSKEHQTLDWRLGHKQACTQDHLDHTVPDHNFLFPEFEIVIETEEEIVPEVVEKEEDFEITGSMDEALEEELDSMAKHESREDNIFQKFKAQIALEPEQVMPQLLNHLKADRLGKSVDWGILAVFTCAENCSLGTGYTEEFVWKQDVTDTP; encoded by the exons ATGGCGGCGGCCCCGGCTCGGCGGGTGGAGCTGGGCTTCGCGGAGCCGGCGCCGGCGTGGCGACTGCGCAGCGAGCAGTTCCCCAGCAAGGTGGGCGGGCGCCCGGCGTGGCTGGGCGAGGCCGCGCTGCCCGGGCCTGCGGCGCTGGGCTGCGCGCGCTGCGGCCGGCCGCTCGCCTTCCTGCTGCAGGTGTACGCGCCGCTGCCGGGCCGCGCCGACGCCTTCCACCgctgcctcttcctcttctgctgCCGCGAGCCGCCTTGTTGCGCCGGCCTACGAG tTTTTAGGAATCAGCTACCCAGGAAAAATGAGTTTTACTCCTATGAGCCACCATCTGAGAACCCTTCCCCAGAAACAGAATCTGTGTGTCTCCAACTTAAGTCGGGCGCTCATCTCTGCAGGGTTTGTGGCTGTTTAGGCCCTAAAACGTGTTCCAGATGCCACCAAGCACACTATTGCAGTAAGGAGCATCAGACGCTAGATTGGAGGTTGGGGCACAAGCAGGCTTGTACCCAAG ATCATTTGGACCATACAGTTCCAGACCACAACTTCCTTTTTCCTGAATTCGAAATTGTCATAGAAACAGAGGAGGAGATTGTGCCTGAAGTTGTGGAAAAGGAAGAAGACTTTGAGATCACAGGAAGCATGG ATGAAGCTCTTGAGGAAGAACTGGATTCCATGGCAAAGCATGAATCTAGGGAAGATAACATTTTCCAGAAGTTCAAAGCTCAGATAGCCCTTGAACCAGAGCAG GTCATGCCACAGCTCCTGAACCACCTCAAGGCAGACAGACTGGGCAAGAGTGTTGACTGGGGCATCCTGGCTGTCTTCACCTGCGCCGAGAACTGTAGCTTGGGCACTGGCTACACAGAGGAATTTGTATGGAAGCAGGATGTAACAGATACACCTTAA
- the Pdcd2 gene encoding programmed cell death protein 2 isoform X1 — MAAAPARRVELGFAEPAPAWRLRSEQFPSKVGGRPAWLGEAALPGPAALGCARCGRPLAFLLQVYAPLPGRADAFHRCLFLFCCREPPCCAGLRVFRNQLPRKNEFYSYEPPSENPSPETESVCLQLKSGAHLCRVCGCLGPKTCSRCHQAHYCSKEHQTLDWRLGHKQACTQDHLDHTVPDHNFLFPEFEIVIETEEEIVPEVVEKEEDFEITGSMDEALEEELDSMAKHESREDNIFQKFKAQIALEPEQILRYGRGTEPIWISGENIPQEEDIPNCPCGAKRIFEFQVMPQLLNHLKADRLGKSVDWGILAVFTCAENCSLGTGYTEEFVWKQDVTDTP; from the exons ATGGCGGCGGCCCCGGCTCGGCGGGTGGAGCTGGGCTTCGCGGAGCCGGCGCCGGCGTGGCGACTGCGCAGCGAGCAGTTCCCCAGCAAGGTGGGCGGGCGCCCGGCGTGGCTGGGCGAGGCCGCGCTGCCCGGGCCTGCGGCGCTGGGCTGCGCGCGCTGCGGCCGGCCGCTCGCCTTCCTGCTGCAGGTGTACGCGCCGCTGCCGGGCCGCGCCGACGCCTTCCACCgctgcctcttcctcttctgctgCCGCGAGCCGCCTTGTTGCGCCGGCCTACGAG tTTTTAGGAATCAGCTACCCAGGAAAAATGAGTTTTACTCCTATGAGCCACCATCTGAGAACCCTTCCCCAGAAACAGAATCTGTGTGTCTCCAACTTAAGTCGGGCGCTCATCTCTGCAGGGTTTGTGGCTGTTTAGGCCCTAAAACGTGTTCCAGATGCCACCAAGCACACTATTGCAGTAAGGAGCATCAGACGCTAGATTGGAGGTTGGGGCACAAGCAGGCTTGTACCCAAG ATCATTTGGACCATACAGTTCCAGACCACAACTTCCTTTTTCCTGAATTCGAAATTGTCATAGAAACAGAGGAGGAGATTGTGCCTGAAGTTGTGGAAAAGGAAGAAGACTTTGAGATCACAGGAAGCATGG ATGAAGCTCTTGAGGAAGAACTGGATTCCATGGCAAAGCATGAATCTAGGGAAGATAACATTTTCCAGAAGTTCAAAGCTCAGATAGCCCTTGAACCAGAGCAG ATTCTCAGATACGGCAGGGGTACTGAGCCCATCTGGATTTCTGGTGAAAACATCCCTCAAGAGGAGGATATTCCCAACTGTCCCTGTGGTGCCAAGAGAATATTTGAATTCCAG GTCATGCCACAGCTCCTGAACCACCTCAAGGCAGACAGACTGGGCAAGAGTGTTGACTGGGGCATCCTGGCTGTCTTCACCTGCGCCGAGAACTGTAGCTTGGGCACTGGCTACACAGAGGAATTTGTATGGAAGCAGGATGTAACAGATACACCTTAA